A window from Chrysemys picta bellii isolate R12L10 chromosome 20, ASM1138683v2, whole genome shotgun sequence encodes these proteins:
- the LOC101939846 gene encoding leucine-rich glioma-inactivated protein 1 has protein sequence MGWGGPWACAPLFVLLLLAAAGGERHRAPRRKCPIVCSCTQDNALCDRTDGVPRGLPPDITSLSLVRSGFTELREGSFLQTPSLQLLLFTSSTLGLIRDDAFVGLLHLEYLFIENNKVGSISKNALRGLKGLVHLSLAHNQLETLPRHLFRGLDALTHVDLRGNPFHCDCRIKWLVEWLSSTNASAELGECQGPAELNGTRLSQLQFQDFDCITTALALFQSLPFQALSVEPFWYQGEQHVAITQPFAGRCSLLEWDHLDGAFRAYASINGSSPVACKPLVVEGRLLVVLAQLAGGSHVWRREEASGRFVRLQELGPQRIRKPNALASFRVDGDWFLAVADSSKAGATTLFRWGGRGFYAHQALHAWHRDTHVEFLELAGRPSLILASSSQRPVVYQWSRPGRAFLRHTDIPDMDDVYAVKHFRLRGDVYVCLTRFIGDSKVMRWEGSMFRDVQHMPSRGSMVFQPLGIGSHRYAVLGNDYSFSQVYRYDARSGLFVRFQELNTKAPRSFAHLAVHQRDFVFAASFKGDTQIYRHITIDLSA, from the exons ATGGGCTGGGGGGGACCATGGGCCTGTGCCCCCctgtttgtgctgctgctgctggcagctgcgGGGGGTGAGCGGCACCGGGCCCCCAGGCGGAAATGCCCCATCGTCTGCAGCTGCACCCAGGACAATGCACTATGTGACAGGACAGACGGGGTCCCCCGAGGACTGCCCCCCGACATCACCTCCCT gtccCTGGTGCGATCCGGATTCACTGAGCTCCGAGAGGGAAGTTTCCTGCAGACGCCGTCCCTGCAGCTGCT cttgtTCACGTCCAGCACCCTTGGGCTGATCAGGGACGATGCCTTCGTGGGACTCCTGCACCTGGAGTatct GTTCATCGAGAACAACAAAGTCGGCTCCATTTCCAAGAACGCACTGCGGGGCCTCAAGGGACTTGTGCATCT GAGCCTGGCACACAACCAGCTGGAGACGCTGCCGCGCCACCTGTTCCGGGGCCTGGACGCCCTCACCCATGT GGACCTGCGGGGGAACCCCTTCCACTGCGACTGCCGGATCAagtggctggtggagtggctgAGCAGCACCAATGCCAGCGCAGAGCTGGGCGAGTGCCAGGGCCCAGCCGAGCTCAACGGCACCCGGCTGAGCCAGCTGCAGTTCCAGGACTTTGACTGCATTACCACCG CGCTGGCGCTGTTCCAGTCGCTGCCCTTCCAGGCGCTGTCGGTGGAGCCGTTCTGGTACCAGGGGGAGCAGCACGTGGCCATCACCCAGCCCTTCGccgggcgctgcagcctgcttgaGTGGGACCACCTGGACGGGGCCTTCCGGGCCTACGCCTCCATCAACG gctcGTCGCCTGTGGCCTGCAAGCCGCTGGTGGTGGAGGGGCGGCTGCTGGTGGTGCTGGCGCAGCTGGCCGGGGGTTCCCATGTGTGGCGCCGGGAGGAGGCCTCGGGGCGCTTCGTGCGGCTGCAGGAGCTGGGCCCGCAGCGCATCCGCAAGCCCAACGCCCTGGCCAGCTTCCGGGTGGACGGCGACTGGTTCCTGGCCGTGGCCGACAGCTCCAAGGCGGGCGCCACCACACTCTTCCGCTGGGGCGGGCGCGGCTTCTACGCTCACCAGGCCCTGCACGCCTGGCACCGCGACACCCACGTGGAGTTCCTGGAGCTCGCCGGCCGGCCCAGCCTCATCctggccagcagctcccagcGCCCTGTTGTCTACCAGTGGAGCCGGCCCGGCCGTGCCTTCCTACGCCACACAGATATCCCTGACATGGACGACGTCTACGCCGTTAAGCACTTCCGCCTGCGCGGGGACGTCTACGTCTGTCTGACCCGCTTCATTGGTGACTCCAAG GTGATGCGCTGGGAGGGCTCCATGTTCCGGGACGTCCAGCACATGCCATCACGCGGCTCCATGGTCTTCCAGCCACTGGGCATTGGGAGCCACCGCTATGCAGTGCTGGGCAACGACTACTCCTTCAGCCAGGTGTACCGCTACGATGCCCGCTCGGGCCTCTTCGTCCGCTTCCAGGAGCTGAACACCAAGGCGCCCCGCTCTTTTGCCCACCTGGCCGTCCACCAGCGAGACTTTGTCTTCGCTGCCAGCTTCAAGGGAGACACGCAGATCTACCGGCACATCACCATCGACCTGAGTGCCTGA
- the FXYD3 gene encoding FXYD domain-containing ion transport regulator 3, whose protein sequence is MQPITTGLLLLLAAAFPVLKAEHPMDPASPFYYDWHRLRLGGLIAAGILCALGIIVLLSGKCKCKFNRKASRRPNEPLHLVTPGTASNC, encoded by the exons ATGCAGCCAATCACCACCGGCCTCCTGCTGCTCTTGGCAG CGGCGTTTCCTGTCCTGAAAGCTGAACACCCCATGG ATCCAGCAAGCCCCTTCTATTATG actggcACCGCCTGCGACTCGGAGGGCTGATCGCCGCTGGCATTCTCTGTGCCCTGGGGATCATTGTGCTGCtca gtgGAAAATGCAAATGCAAATTTAACCGCAAAgccag cCGGCGGCCGAATGAGCCCCTTCACCTCGTCACCCCCG GCACCGCCAGTAACTGCTGA